A single Lactuca sativa cultivar Salinas chromosome 8, Lsat_Salinas_v11, whole genome shotgun sequence DNA region contains:
- the LOC111894237 gene encoding FCS-Like Zinc finger 14, whose amino-acid sequence MTDKRKHPEVGTSPTTPLEFKVLSSTGIIKCDMGQGQGRIGLGILAALENIPAKKSNFRCRSPMGNEAGSLEEENTIVTRHKPDKSYTKAHIEIREQPSIFDISPARFSDDGMKMRTPSEFLSSCHLCNKRLNGRDVYMYRGEKAFCSPECRSRQIGMDERREKHCSSHASSTPSNATSPHVLFATGIFAI is encoded by the exons ATGACTGACAAGAGAAAACATCCGGAGGTGGGCACAAGTCCGACGACGCCTTTGGAGTTCAAAGTTCTGTCATCTACAGGCATAATAAAGTGTGATATGGGTCAGGGTCAGGGTCGGATCGGACTTGGTATACTTGCCGCCCTTGAAAATATTCcggccaagaagtccaatttcAGATGCCGGAGCCCAATGGGAAATGAAGCGGGTAGTTTGGAAGAAGAGAATACAATAGTGACTCGTCATAAACCAGACAAATCGTATACAAAAGCTCACATTGAAATCAGAGAACAACCCTCCATTTTTGACATATCACCTGCAAGGTTTAGTGACGATGGTATGAAGATGCGTACGCCTTCTGAATTTCTGAGTTCATGTCATTTATGCAACAAAAGACTCAACGGCAGAGACGTATACATGTACAG GGGAGAGAAAGCTTTTTGTAGCCCAGAATGTAGGAGCAGACAGATAGGGATGGATGAAAGACGAGAGAAACACTGTAGCTCACATGCATCTTCAACTCCTTCAAATGCCACAAGCCCTCACGTGTTGTTTGCTACCGGAatttttgcaatttag